Proteins encoded together in one Thamnophis elegans isolate rThaEle1 chromosome 10, rThaEle1.pri, whole genome shotgun sequence window:
- the SCG2 gene encoding LOW QUALITY PROTEIN: secretogranin-2 (The sequence of the model RefSeq protein was modified relative to this genomic sequence to represent the inferred CDS: deleted 2 bases in 1 codon) yields the protein MADKISCLGILLPLVQGFLMISYANAASFQRFQNIQNDPDYVMKNLQRLPSPDMIKALEYIENLRKQTSNIESPDYNSFQNAPFVLQSKESKNQRYLSDNQRETFPEDDSQWVKTMLETLRQREKESKVVSKENKLNPLNSDNIFLDGIMDDYDDRTWPAPTHKKFKVPHTYIEDNSRDSPYKRTNEIVEEQYTPQSLATLESVFQELGKMMAPHNLNKERFNEEQKLYADEEDDAFKGNNIAYEDVVGGEDWNPIEEKVESQTQEEIRDSKEEIEKNEEINDDIKRAGILEDDLKKENKNQVLEDVSQLMDYYLKKMINRPGGNIWENQNEDKRAVKYFEKQLDPQAVYQLIEISRNLQIPPEDLIEMLKSGDTHQNEKEQEPELIEDIDEIPEINLEKSDLFKNKMDSLHGYQKQRFNVLPDNLPENLNVEDIINLLGMENVGNQKPPYPGHQINQENGLPKWYLPARSDQKILSKVAWLNRLERQLKQESLNGKEEELSDYLVKILTKYPEVINAGLKKEIPLAVSSEHDHLDQIGSHEPDKFTLFSKRLPMAKENDDTQNRPYMDEEMLAKVLEYLNQEKSEKGREHITKRAMENM from the exons ATGGCTGATAAAATCTCCTGCCTTGGAATACTTTTGCCTCTTGTCCAAGGTTTTCTGATGATCTCTTATGCCAATGCCGCTTCATTTCAACGttttcaaaacattcaaaatgaTCCAGACTATGTAATGAAAAACCTGCAAAGGCTTCCAAGCCCAGATATGATCAAAGCTCTGGAATACATAGAAAATCTAAGAAAACAAACCAGCAATATAGAAAGTCCAGATTATAATTCCTTTCAAAATGCTCCATTTGTTCTACagtcaaaagaaagcaaaaaccaACGCTATTTATCCGACAACCAAAGGGAGACTTTCCCGGAAGATGATTCCCAGTGGGTTAAGACAATGTTGGAAACCctaagacaaagagagaaagaatcaAAAGTtgtctcaaaagaaaataaacttaaTCCCCTGAATTCAGACAATATCTTTCTGGATGGAATAATGGATGATTATGATGATCGTACTTGGCCTGCCCCAACACATAAAAAATTTAAGGTGCCACATACCTACATTGAAGATAATTCAAGAGATAGTCCTTACAAAAGAACAAATGAAATAGTGGAAGAACAGTACACACCCCAAAGTCTCGCCACTTTAGAATCTGTATTTCAGGAGCTGGGGAAAATGATGGCACCTCATAATCTGAACAAAGAAAGGTTTAATGAGGAACAAAAGCTATATGCTGATGAGGAAGATGATGCTTTTAAAGGAAATAACATTGCTTATGAAGATGTGGTTGGAGGAGAGGACTGGAACCCAATAGAAGAAAAAGTGGAAAGTCAAACTCAAGAAGAAATAAGAGATAGTAAAGAAGAAATTGAGAAAAATGAAGAGATAAATGATGACATAAAGAGAGCAGGTATCCTGGAAGATGACttgaaaaaagagaataaaaatcaagtcctggaagatgtttcacagttGATGGATTATTATTTGAAAAAGATGATAAATAGGCCAGGAGGGAATATATGGGAA AACCAAAATGAAGACAAAAGGGCGGTCAAATACTTTGAAAAACAGCTTGATCCTCAAGCAGTTTATCAGTTGATAGAAATCTCAAGAAATTTACAGATCCCACCTGAGGATTTAATTGAAATGTTGAAATCCGGAGATACACATCAGAATGAAAAGGAACAAGAACCTGAACTGATTGAAGATATTGATGAAATTCCTGAAATTAATTTAGAAAAGTCAGACTTATTCAAAAATAAGATGGACTCCTTACATGGTTATCAAAAGCAAAGATTTAATGTTCTCCCAGATAATCTGCCAGAAAACCTGAATGTTGAAGACATTATAAATCTTTTAGGGATGGAAAATGTTGGCAATCAAAAACCTCCTTATCCTGGACATCAAATAAATCAAGAAAATGGATTGCCAAAATGGTACCTGCCTGCAAGATCTGATCAAAAGATACTGTCCAAAGTGGCCTGGCTTAACCGTTTAGAAAGGCAACTGAAACAAGAATCATtgaatggaaaagaagaagagttGTCAGACTATTTAGTCAAGATATTGACAAAGTATCCTGAAGTTATCAATGCAGGTCTGAAGAAAGAAATTCCACTCGCAGTTTCATCTGAACATGACCATCTAGACCAAATAGGAAGTCATGAACCAGATAAATTCACTTTATTCAGCAAAAGGCTGCCAATGGCTAAAGAGAATGATGACACCCAGAACAGGCCATATATGGATGAAGAGATGCTAGCAAAAGTTCTGGAATATCTAAACCAGGAAAAGTCTGAAAAGGGGAGAGAACACATTACCAAAAGGGCAATGGAAAACATGTAG